Proteins encoded together in one Coffea arabica cultivar ET-39 chromosome 2c, Coffea Arabica ET-39 HiFi, whole genome shotgun sequence window:
- the LOC113726223 gene encoding uncharacterized protein, producing MAAAIANYNIKMNELTADLAVEGFQSAEVDAIMKAVRDDKTWNAIERNANLQGLCGIPTAKKADVTDINVIEMAKFSVDKYNEEAGTKLVFMKVIACALWNLGVVTVYALLIQTQDSKGTYIDKAVAVDVTIIGKKLLWYKH from the exons ATGGCTGCAGCCATAGCCAACTACAACATCAAAATGAACGAACTCACAGCCGACC TGGCTGTGGAGGGATTCCAATCAGCTGAAGTGGATGCTATAATGAAAGCAGTTAGAGACGACAAGACATGGAACGCAATTGAGAGG AATGCCAACCTCCAAGGTTTATGTGGTATTCCTACTGCAAAAAAGGCAGACGTGACAGACATTAATGTAATAGAGATGGCAAAATTTTCAGTGGACAAGTACAACGAGGAGGCTGGGACCAAGCTGGTGTTCATGAAAGTGATTGCCTGCGCCTTGTGGAATCTAGGTGTTGTCACTGTCTACGCGCTTCTCATTCAAACTCAGGATAGCAAGGGCACATATATTGATAAAGCAGTGGCTGTTGATGTCACGATAATCGGAAAGAAACTCTTATGGTACAAACATTAA
- the LOC113722278 gene encoding uncharacterized protein encodes MTEVIANYNINVDEFAANMAVEGFQSTEVEAILKAVGENKTWNAIEGLSDTNANLQGLCGTTTAQNVDNAVPRDVQEMAEFVVEGTKLVLIKVLAYVKRVVVFGTFYGLHVLTQDDKGTYKDQALALKFSSGKKVRLWYKRNEH; translated from the exons ATGACTGAAGTCATAGCCAACTACAACATCAACGTGGACGAATTCGCAGCCAACA TGGCTGTGGAGGGATTTCAATCAACTGAAGTGGAAGCTATATTGAAGGCAGTTGGAGAAAACAAGACATGGAACGCAATTGAAGGACTCAGTGACACG AATGCCAACCTCCAAGGTTTATGTGGTACTACGACTGCACAAAATGTGGACAACGCAGTCCCTCGTGATGTTCAAGAGATGGCAGAATTTGTAGTGGAAGGGACCAAGCTGGTTTTGATAAAAGTGCTTGCCTATGTCAAGCGGGTAGTAGTTTTTGGCACTTTCTACGGGCTTCACGTGTTAACTCAGGATGACAAGGGCACATATAAAGATCAAGCACTAGCCTTGAAATTTAGTAGTGGCAAGAAGGTACGCCTGTGGTACAAACGTAATGAACATTAA